GGTGATAACGCAGGAGCAGCTCTAGGTGTGCAGGCACAACCAGGAGATGTTGTAGTTTCACTTGGAACATCTGGCACAGCATTTGCAGTCTCTGAAACTGCCACCCATGATGCAAGCGGAGCAGTTGCAGGTTTTGCTGATGCAACTGGTCGCTTCTTACCTCTTGTCTGCACATTAAATGCTGCACGCATCATGGATGCTGCAACAAAGATTCTTGGAAAAACACATGATGAAGTGGGAGCACTTGCACTATCTGCAACTGCTGGTGCAAATGGCTTAACTCTTCTGCCATATTTTGAAGGAGAGAGAACTCCTAACCGCCCAGATGCCACTGGAGTTTTCTCTGGGATGAACCTGAATAACTCAAATCCTGCCGATATTGCACGTGCCATGATTGAAGGAATGTTGGCTGGATTAGCTGATGCTGTTGATGCATTGATTGCACTTGGTGTGAACGTCAATCGCATACTTTTAATCGGAGGCGCTGCAAAGAACCCAGCAATTCCAACAATTGCTAGCGCACTCTTTGGCCGCGAAGTTTTGGTTCCGCCAGCCGGTGAATATGTTGCAGATGGCGCAGCTAAGCAAGCAGCATGGGCACTGCTGGGACAGATGCCAACGTGGGATTTAGGAAAAGTTTCACATCACGAATCTAAAGCCACACCACACGTAATGGATAAATACCGAACGCTGCGAGATAACACCGCAAATTGGTAGAACTTTAAGCTGTAACGCGAACACCCTTACCAACAACAATGATTCCACCAGGACTAATAGTGAATCGAGCACGATCTCGCTCTAAATCAACACCAATCTGTGCACCTGGCTCAACAACAACGTTCTTATCCAAAATGGCATTGCGTACGATTGATCTATCACCAATTCGAACTGATGGCATCAATACAGAGCCTTCAACAAGAGCGCCTCTTCCAACTGAAACATCATAGGAAACCACTGAGCCATTCAAGACTCCTCCAGAAATAATGGAGCCAGCGCCGACGATGGAATCATTTGCGCCACCGTTTTCGCTGAATTTGGCAGGTGGCAATGATGGTGGATTAGTAAGCAAAGGCCATTCGCGGTTATAAAGATTAAAGATTGGATGAACTGATACTAAATCCATGTGTGCGTCATAGTAAGAATCAATTGAACCCACATCGCGCCAGTAACCCTTATCGCGATCAGTCTCACCTGGCACCACGTTATTGGCAAAGTCATACACCTTTGCTTCACCATTTTTGGTTAGGAAAGGAATGATATTTCCACCCAAATCATGGCGTGACTCAATATCTTCAGAATCAATAATCAATGCTTCTTCCATGACACTGCGCTTAAAGATGTAGTTACCCATTGAAACCAAAGAGAGATCAGGATGACCTGGCATTGCAGGAGGATCAGAAGGCTTTTCATGAAATGCCTTAATTGTGATTCCATCTTCAGCTAATTCAATAACGCCAAACTCATGTGCTTCAGAGCGTGGAATGCGAATGGCTGCAACAGTTATTCCTGCACCTGTTTCAACATGTTGAACAAACATCTGACCTGGATCCATGCGATAGACGTGGTCTGCACCAAAGACCAAAACATGCTCAGGATTTTCATCATGGATTAAATTAAAGTTCTGCAAAATCGCATCAGCACTACCTGTATACCAACGTGGACCTAAGCGCTGTTGGGCAGGAACCGGGGTGATGTAGTTGCCAAGAAGAGCTGACATTCGCCACGTTGTTGTGATGTGACGGTCAAGTGAGTGAGATTTGTATTGAGTGAGCACGGCAATCTTTAACATGCTGGCATTTACTAGGTTAGATAAAACAAAATCAATCAGGCGATATGAACCACCAAATGGAACTGCAGGCTTTGCGCGATCTGCAGTTAGAGGCATTAAACGCTTTCCCTCACCGCCGGCAAGGACAATTCCAAGGGGAAGTTTAAGTTTTGCCATGCGCTAACGATAGCCTGTACCTCTTGATGCGGGTAGGGGGTTGATATGAGCGAGCTAAAAGTTGGCATCGTTACCAAAGAATGGCCCCCTGCAATCTATGGCGGGGCTGGTGTCCATGTACTCCAGTTAACGCAAGCCCTTCGCACAAACAAAGATGTCCATGTTGATGTTCACTGCTTTGGTGGAAAACGCGATGATGCTTTTGGATATGAGACTCCATCAGAGTTCACTTCATCAAATCCTGCAGTGCAAGCTATTGCCACTGATCTTGAAATCGCAACAAATTTGTCTAACGTTGATCTAGTTCACTCTCATACTTGGTATGCAAACATGGCAGGCCACTTTGCATCGTTGCAGTATTCAATCCCCCACATTGTTAGCGCCCACTCACTTGAACCACTTCGTCCTTGGAAAGCTGAACAACTTGGCGGGGGTTATGCGATTTCATCGTGGGCAGAAAAAACTGCCTATGAAGGCGCTGCAGCAATCATCGCCGTGAGTGAAGGAATGCGCGCAGATGTTTTAGCTGCCTATCCATCAGTTGATCCCAGCAAAGTTGTAACAATCCGCAACGGTGTTGATACAGCAAAATTTGCCCCAAATAATGATGCAGCCGTGCCAGCTAAATACGGCGTTACCGGTCCTTATGCAATCTTTGTTGGTCGCATTACTCGCCAAAAAGGTTTGGCACATTTGCTTCGTGCTTGGAAAGAGGTTCCTTCCGAGTATGGCCTTGTACTAGCTGCAGGTAGTCCAGATGAAGAAGGCATCGGCAAAGAAGTTGCTGATTTAATTGCAGAGCTTCAAAAAACCCGCAGCAACATCTGGTGGATTAAGGACATGCTCCCTCACGCTGAACTCACTGCGATGTTGACCCAAGCCCAGCTATTTCTATGTCCCTCAGTCTATGAACCACTTGGAATTGTTAATTTAGAGGCGATGGGCTGTGAAACAGCCGTTCTGGCATCTCGTGTGGGCGGAATTCCAGAAGTTGTTGCACATCAAGTGAGCGGTGAGTTGGTTGACTACAACGGTGATGGCCCAGCTTTTGAAGCCGCGTTCACGCAATCCATTACGCGTTTAATGTCACAGCCAGAACTGCTAAAAAAGTATGGAACTGCTGGCAGAGTACGCGCCATGAGCGAATTTGGTTGGGACGCAGTAGCTGCGGCAACCATTGCTCTCTATCGCCGTGTGATTGCATAAATGACTCGTAAATCCTGGATTCAATTCGGCATTGTCGGCTTTTTGTGGGGAATTCCTTATCTTCTTATGAAGGTAGCCGTTGCTGATATTCCACCTGCGCTCATCGTTGCTGGGCGCACGCTCATTGGTGCTGCAATCTTGATCCCTATTGCAATGAGGAAAAATACTTTCAAAGATGCGATTAAGGGTATTAAGTATGTTGCCCCGTATGCAGCACTTGAAATGATTGGTCCATGGATTCTCATAACAAGTGCTGAACAAGAGATTTCTTCTGGTCTTGCAGGATTACTTGTTTCAACTGTTCCTATTTTTTCAACTATTTTCTCTTCACTTCGTGGGGATCACAGCGTCTGGCAGCCAAAGAGAATCTTTGGTCTAGTTGTTGGCTTTGTCGGAATTATTGCCTTGGTTGGAATTGAATCTATAACTGGGAGTAGTAATCCAAAAGCCATCGCAATGGTGATTCTGGCTTCAATTCTCTATGCCTACGCCGTGCTGATGATCACCGCTAACTTGCCAGGTGTTGATGGAATTGCAATCAATGGTGTGGCAATGGGAATCACCTGTATTTTCTACACACCAATCGCCATTGCAGTATGGCCAAGTAATCCAGTTTCAGTAGAAGCAATATCAGCCCTCGTGGCACTTGGTGTATTTAGCACCGCTATCGCCTTCATGCTCTTCTTCATAGTCATCGTTGAAATCGGTGCAGCCCGTGGCTCGCTCACTACCTATGTAAACACCGCTGTTGCTGTGGTTCTTGGAATTATTATCTTGGATGAGCCAATTACTCTGGGAATTATTGTGGGTCTGCCTATGGTTGTTTTAGGTTCTTTTCTTGCAAGTCGTAAAGAAAAAGTCTAACGACGCTCTTCAAAACCTAGTTTGTCGAGCATGCGAGCATCACGCTGCCACTCTTTAGAAACTTTAATGTGTAGACCTAGGAAAATCTTGGCAACAAGTGCGCGCTCAATATCTGCGCGAGCTCTGATGCCAATCTCCTTTAAGCGGGTACCTTGATGGCCAAGCAGGATTGCGCGCTGTGTGTCACGTTCAACGTGGATAGTTGCGTGAACATCATAAAAGGGGCGAGATCCCTTTTCTTCTCGCTCACCAAACTCATCAATTGTTACAACGATGGAGTGAGGCAGTTCTTCTCGGACATCCTGTAGCGCAGCTTCTCGGATGAATTCACAAATTAACTGCTCGATTGCTTGATCACTAGTTGTGCCCTCTGGGTAATAGGCAGGACCAGTAGGAAGCGCGGCTCCGATGAGGCTATTGAGCAAATCGATTTGATCATGAATAGCAGCTGAAACAGGAATGATTTCATCCCACGTAAAGCCCTGAGCTAACTCCATGAT
This DNA window, taken from Candidatus Planktophila vernalis, encodes the following:
- the glgA gene encoding glycogen synthase, producing the protein MSELKVGIVTKEWPPAIYGGAGVHVLQLTQALRTNKDVHVDVHCFGGKRDDAFGYETPSEFTSSNPAVQAIATDLEIATNLSNVDLVHSHTWYANMAGHFASLQYSIPHIVSAHSLEPLRPWKAEQLGGGYAISSWAEKTAYEGAAAIIAVSEGMRADVLAAYPSVDPSKVVTIRNGVDTAKFAPNNDAAVPAKYGVTGPYAIFVGRITRQKGLAHLLRAWKEVPSEYGLVLAAGSPDEEGIGKEVADLIAELQKTRSNIWWIKDMLPHAELTAMLTQAQLFLCPSVYEPLGIVNLEAMGCETAVLASRVGGIPEVVAHQVSGELVDYNGDGPAFEAAFTQSITRLMSQPELLKKYGTAGRVRAMSEFGWDAVAAATIALYRRVIA
- the era gene encoding GTPase Era; translation: MSDFRSGFVAIVGRPNVGKSTLINALVGSKIAITSHHPNTTRSAIRGIVHGDNFQAVLVDTPGVHKPKTLLGHRLNAVVDQSMDSVDVVILCIPADETSGAGDVYIAQEIAKHPRAKKFAVITKTDLLSKEKLALRLTGIMELAQGFTWDEIIPVSAAIHDQIDLLNSLIGAALPTGPAYYPEGTTSDQAIEQLICEFIREAALQDVREELPHSIVVTIDEFGEREEKGSRPFYDVHATIHVERDTQRAILLGHQGTRLKEIGIRARADIERALVAKIFLGLHIKVSKEWQRDARMLDKLGFEERR
- the xylB gene encoding xylulokinase, giving the protein MANQQIIAGVDSSTQSVKVVMRDAHTGQLVRQGRAAHPEGTEVDPTHWKNALDSAIKDAGGLEDVQAISIAGQQHGMVALDSNGEIIRPALLWNDTRSAKAAEDLNREEGGNAEIARKVGSVLVASFTASKLRWMADNEPENAARVASVALPHDWLSWQLQGGKDFTTLFTDRSDASGTGYFDPTTSHYREDILRLALRHDSELRLPKIIAPNSFGGTTTTGIPIAAGAGDNAGAALGVQAQPGDVVVSLGTSGTAFAVSETATHDASGAVAGFADATGRFLPLVCTLNAARIMDAATKILGKTHDEVGALALSATAGANGLTLLPYFEGERTPNRPDATGVFSGMNLNNSNPADIARAMIEGMLAGLADAVDALIALGVNVNRILLIGGAAKNPAIPTIASALFGREVLVPPAGEYVADGAAKQAAWALLGQMPTWDLGKVSHHESKATPHVMDKYRTLRDNTANW
- the glgC gene encoding glucose-1-phosphate adenylyltransferase — translated: MAKLKLPLGIVLAGGEGKRLMPLTADRAKPAVPFGGSYRLIDFVLSNLVNASMLKIAVLTQYKSHSLDRHITTTWRMSALLGNYITPVPAQQRLGPRWYTGSADAILQNFNLIHDENPEHVLVFGADHVYRMDPGQMFVQHVETGAGITVAAIRIPRSEAHEFGVIELAEDGITIKAFHEKPSDPPAMPGHPDLSLVSMGNYIFKRSVMEEALIIDSEDIESRHDLGGNIIPFLTKNGEAKVYDFANNVVPGETDRDKGYWRDVGSIDSYYDAHMDLVSVHPIFNLYNREWPLLTNPPSLPPAKFSENGGANDSIVGAGSIISGGVLNGSVVSYDVSVGRGALVEGSVLMPSVRIGDRSIVRNAILDKNVVVEPGAQIGVDLERDRARFTISPGGIIVVGKGVRVTA
- a CDS encoding DMT family transporter, which codes for MTRKSWIQFGIVGFLWGIPYLLMKVAVADIPPALIVAGRTLIGAAILIPIAMRKNTFKDAIKGIKYVAPYAALEMIGPWILITSAEQEISSGLAGLLVSTVPIFSTIFSSLRGDHSVWQPKRIFGLVVGFVGIIALVGIESITGSSNPKAIAMVILASILYAYAVLMITANLPGVDGIAINGVAMGITCIFYTPIAIAVWPSNPVSVEAISALVALGVFSTAIAFMLFFIVIVEIGAARGSLTTYVNTAVAVVLGIIILDEPITLGIIVGLPMVVLGSFLASRKEKV